The nucleotide sequence TCCTGGTATGAGCCTGCTTCCTACAAACAAGTCTATATCTCCATCTCTATCATAGTCTGACGCTTTGACACAGGAGCCACTTTCATATTCAACAGGAAGTGCCTGAAGTGTTTTCTGAAAATTACCCTTGCCATCATTGATATACAGCCGATCCTGTAACAATGGATCATTTTTATTAAATTCATTGCCTCCACTCACTACATATAGATCCAGATCTTTATCGCCATCACAATCAAAAAATAGCGCATCTGTATCTTCCGATAGACTATCTTGCAGGAATGTTCTCTGGGGCTTTACTGTAAATTTTCCTGCAGGATACTGAATGAATAGTTTTCCGGATGAACCTTTGGTTCCTGCAATATAAACATCCTCCAATCCATCTCTATTTACATCTGCTTTGGCAATACATGGCCCTGATCGGGAAAGCATTTGTGGAATCAAAAGCTGACTCTTGAAGTCGTTAAAGTTGTTTTCTGTATGGGTATAGGTAATGATATCTTTTCTTTCTGTAAAATATGTTTTGGTAGCCGGAGTGGTGTAATGATACATTGCCTGAGCATCAGATTCTTTTAATGTAATTGTTTGGTTGGCTTGTAGCCGAGTTATCTTCTGTGTATGATCTGATGGCCAGATAATAATCAATGAGTCAATTGTAGATTCCTGTCCAATACCAAAATGTACATTCTGATCTACTGATGATTCATATCCACGAACAGGCATCTGTTCCTGATACTGACATTTGCCTTTTGTATAAATTTTAATTTTTGCGCCGATCCCAGTGTGATTAAGTTTGGTACCAGTAAGCTTTACTGACAGATAGGTATTTTGTTGCAGGTTTGTACTATTGTTTTCATATATCGAGGCAAATTCATTAATGTTATTAACGACCAAATCCAGATCGCCATCATTGTCCAGATCTGCGTAGGCTGCGCCACTCGATACATTCTTTCCTCCAAGTCCCCATTCATCTGTTTTCTTCGTAAAAGTAAGATCACCATTGTTATGATATATATAGTTTTCGACCTCTGATGAAGGCATTTTTTCAATGATCTGGTTAATAGTGAGCTTTTCTCCTTTTAGTTGAGTATCAGTAGAGTATTTGAGAAAATCCATGTCAGTATAGTCCCGAACATAGCCATTGGTTACAAACAAATCTTTATATCCATCATTGTCATAATCACCAAACAACGCAGCCCAGCTCCAGTCTGTATTGGAAACACCTGCCAGTTGGCCTATCTCGCTGAACGTACCATTGCCATTATTCAGATGCAACATATTTCGCATGTACTGGTAGTGGAAACCTAAGTCTGTGAGCAACTGTACTTTATCATAGTTTTCTGCGCCTGAGGTCATCTTTTGTCTTTTGTTATCTTCTGGCAACATATCCAGTGTCATAATATCCGGATAACTATCATTGTTATAATCAGCTATATCGGACCCCATCGAGAAAAGAGATGTATGTCCAATCTGCTCTTTCAGTTTTTCAGAAAATGTGCCATTTTGGTTATTGATATACAGATAGTCCTGTTCATTAAAATCATTGGATATATATATGTCAGGCCAACCATCCATATTGATATCTGAAACGGCAAGTCCAAGACCAAAACTGAGCACATTGGATATAATTCCTGCTTGTTCGCTTATATCTACAAAATGGCCATTGTCATTTCTATACAACTTGTTTCCATAGGCAGGGTTCTTCTGTGTTTTTAGCTCAGCCAAAACTTTTCCAAATCCCGCATATTCACGGGTAGAGTGATTCAAAACAAAAACATCCAGATCTCCATCTTTGTCATAGTCGAAAAAACTGGCATGAGTTGAGTAACTATCATCTGCCAGACCATATTCTGCTGCTTTTTCAGTAAAGGTGTTATCATGATTATTAATAAAAAGTAGATTTTTTCGTTTTTCAGGATCTATATCTGCAGAGCGACATACATAGATATCCAGCCAACCATCCGCATTGATATCTGCCATTGTAGCTCCTGTACACCAACCCTGTTTCTCTGCTACCTGTGATTGTTGGGTAATATCTTCAAATTCAAGATTTCCCTTATTCAGATATAATCGATTTTTAACCATGTTGCCGCTAAAGAATATATCCTGAAGCCCATCATTATTAACATCTCCTACGGCTACTCCACCTCCATTGTAAAAGTAGGAGTAACGCATGATGTTCATATCCTCTGATTCCTGAATCAGGTTTCTGAAATTTATATTGGTCTGATTTTCTGAGAGCCTTGTGAATAAGGTAGAATGATCAGAGTGATGACAGGAATAGAATAGAATAAAACAGCTAAGAAAGAAATAGTGTAACCGCTTGTATAGAATAGATACGATCATGAATCAGTGGTCGGGTGGTTAGACTTTGTGAAAATATTATTTTCAGAAGGGTACATAGACTTAATTCGTACTAAAGCTTGTTCTTCATGACTGGTTAGTTGTTGAAGATATTCCTTTGAAAGTGCCGATGTTGCAGAGATAAAAGTAATAGGCTGACTGGGCTGAAAATAGGTGAAAAGGTATTTTACACGAGGCATATGGAAATCAGATGAAACAACGATAACCATTTGTAGTTTATACTGCTCTAACACTGATCTGGATAAACTGGCATCTTCAACAGTATTCTTACTTAATACAGGATTCAGGATAAGGCTGGCATCAATTCCTTGTTCAACCAGATATTGTTGAGCATACATGGCATGAGGATATTGGGTAGTATTAAAATGTTCTCCGAAACCACCCGTGCATACAATTGCAAAGGTTGAGTGTTGTTGATGAACAGTTATGCCCATTTGTAAACGATCCTGGGCAATGGTACTAAGTATTCCTTCCATGGAATTGGTGTGGCCTAAGATTAGAATAATTCCTTCCATATTTTATACCTGTGAATTAAAATAAACCCTGAAACTATCAGTTTCAGGGTTTAAAATTGTCAATCACCTTCATTAATTTTTATCCCACCAGAGAGGTGTGGTTACTTTATCCTCACCACCCAATAGTGTTTTTGCTTTTTCTACTTCTGTACCATTGGTCTGTTTTTCTACATCAAGGAATGGAATACGACGAAGAACTCCTCCGGCTGGAATATCCGGATTATCGGAATTGGGTACCGGATATAATTTAGGATAACGTGTTCTGCGGTATTCTGCCCAGCCTTCAAAACCATCTGGAAATATTGCCAGCCATTTCTGAGTAGCTATCTGCTCTCTTTGTACTTCAGTATCTGTGGTATTAAATTTAACCGGAATACTTGATAAGGCTGTAGAGTTCAAATAATCTCCAGGTGCAATAGGAGTTTTCGTGCTATTGGTGTAGGTCGCAATAGCTGCAGCATCAGTGATACCCCATTGTTTCATGGAATTTTCAATGCCTTTTTCATAAAAGTCTTTGGCTGTACCTCCCATTGACCATCCGTTTAATGCTCCTTCTGCCAACAAGAAGTAAGCTTCAGCTGTACACATTACATTCTGGGATGTCTCAAGGCCTGCACTGGCGTTCCATCTTTCTCCAACATGAGAAGTATAATCTGCTGTATTGACTAATTCGGTTAACTGAGTCGTTTTAAGACCATTACGAAGACCTTCATAGGTTCCTGTTTTCACTGTAGGCATAAAGTATTCACCAATACGTGGATCT is from Xanthocytophaga agilis and encodes:
- a CDS encoding VCBS repeat-containing protein; amino-acid sequence: MIVSILYKRLHYFFLSCFILFYSCHHSDHSTLFTRLSENQTNINFRNLIQESEDMNIMRYSYFYNGGGVAVGDVNNDGLQDIFFSGNMVKNRLYLNKGNLEFEDITQQSQVAEKQGWCTGATMADINADGWLDIYVCRSADIDPEKRKNLLFINNHDNTFTEKAAEYGLADDSYSTHASFFDYDKDGDLDVFVLNHSTREYAGFGKVLAELKTQKNPAYGNKLYRNDNGHFVDISEQAGIISNVLSFGLGLAVSDINMDGWPDIYISNDFNEQDYLYINNQNGTFSEKLKEQIGHTSLFSMGSDIADYNNDSYPDIMTLDMLPEDNKRQKMTSGAENYDKVQLLTDLGFHYQYMRNMLHLNNGNGTFSEIGQLAGVSNTDWSWAALFGDYDNDGYKDLFVTNGYVRDYTDMDFLKYSTDTQLKGEKLTINQIIEKMPSSEVENYIYHNNGDLTFTKKTDEWGLGGKNVSSGAAYADLDNDGDLDLVVNNINEFASIYENNSTNLQQNTYLSVKLTGTKLNHTGIGAKIKIYTKGKCQYQEQMPVRGYESSVDQNVHFGIGQESTIDSLIIIWPSDHTQKITRLQANQTITLKESDAQAMYHYTTPATKTYFTERKDIITYTHTENNFNDFKSQLLIPQMLSRSGPCIAKADVNRDGLEDVYIAGTKGSSGKLFIQYPAGKFTVKPQRTFLQDSLSEDTDALFFDCDGDKDLDLYVVSGGNEFNKNDPLLQDRLYINDGKGNFQKTLQALPVEYESGSCVKASDYDRDGDIDLFVGSRLIPGKYPMSPQSFLLINDGQGHFSNQIQNISPTLQNAGMITDATWVDLNKDQAPDLIVCGEWMPIKVFIQQQNKLTDQSAQWISEPSSGFWNKIHATDFDKDGDLDFVAGNLGLNSQIKVSVNKPASIYYRDFDDNGTLDPILCYYVGDVSYPMASRDDMLEQIPVLRKKFTNYATYSTAQITNFFTEDLLKTTQVHKAERAESVYIENTGSKLILKPLPIEAQYAPIYAILSEDVNQDSKPDLILAGNLSTTRVKFGKYDASYGLLLLGDGKGYFTSVPPSQVGLYLKGDIRCLQTLSPSTGKKILLAGVNNNAVVSYEFPIR
- a CDS encoding YdcF family protein, whose protein sequence is MEGIILILGHTNSMEGILSTIAQDRLQMGITVHQQHSTFAIVCTGGFGEHFNTTQYPHAMYAQQYLVEQGIDASLILNPVLSKNTVEDASLSRSVLEQYKLQMVIVVSSDFHMPRVKYLFTYFQPSQPITFISATSALSKEYLQQLTSHEEQALVRIKSMYPSENNIFTKSNHPTTDS